From Helicoverpa armigera isolate CAAS_96S chromosome 29, ASM3070526v1, whole genome shotgun sequence, the proteins below share one genomic window:
- the Glys gene encoding glycogen [starch] synthase isoform X1, whose amino-acid sequence MMNPQIILFDIGSGAWQLDGYKQELWSTCGIGIPHLDIEANDAVILGFMVAQFIGEFRKAAESYSDTPPRVVAHFHEWQAGIGLIMLRTRHVDVATVFTTHATLLGRYLCAGNTDFYNNLDKFSVDEEAGKRQIYHRYCMERAAAHMTHIFTTVSDITGYEAEHLLKRKADIITPNGLNVKKFSALHEFQNLHALAKDKINEFARGHFYGHFNFDLDKTLYFFIAGRYEFGNKGADIFIEALARLNHYLKSSGSDMTVVAFMIFPAKTNNFNVESLRGHAVTKALRDTINDIQQKIGKRMYDICLSGHLPDASDLLHKEDTVRLKRCIYSLQRDGLPPITTHNVVDDWSDPVLNSIRRCELFNTVNDKVKVIFHPEFLTSTNPLFGLDYEEFVRGCHLGVFPSYYEPWGYTPAECTVMGIPSITTNLSGFGCFMQEHIADPMSYGIYVVDRRYISLEGSVQQLAQYMFDFTKLTRRQRIIQRNRTERLSDLLDWRNLGIYYRQARAEALKIVYPDYVDHMDQELGKRFNYPRPISEPPSPTHSRGTTPAASVHGSDDEDEVDEEQELAELRISDK is encoded by the exons atgatgaacCCTCAAATCATCCTGTTCGACATCGGTTCCGGCGCGTGGCAGCTGGACGGCTACAAGCAAGAGTTGTGGTCCACGTGCGGCATAGGCATACCGCACCTCGACATCGAAGCCAACGATGCCGTCATACTCGGCTTCATGGTCGCGCAGTTTATTGGGGAA ttccgCAAAGCAGCGGAGAGCTACAGCGACACGCCGCCGCGTGTAGTGGCGCACTTCCACGAGTGGCAGGCCGGCATCGGACTTATTATGCTCAG GACCCGTCACGTAGATGTAGCCACAGTGTTCACGACTCACGCCACTCTGCTCGGTAGATACCTGTGTGCTGGAAACACTGATTTCTACAACAATTTGGATAAG TTCTCAGTAGACGAGGAGGCCGGTAAAAGACAGATCTACCACAGATACTGTATGGAGCGAGCGGCGGCACATATGACGCACATATTTACAACCGTTTCCGATATCACTG GTTACGAGGCAGAACATCTCCTGAAACGCAAGGCGGACATCATAACGCCCAACGGTCTGAACGTGAAGAAGTTTTCAGCATTACACGAGTTTCAGAACCTCCACGCGCTAGCCAAGGACAAGATTAACGAGTTCGCTAGAGGACACTTTTATGG TCACTTCAACTTCGATCTAGACAAGACGCTATACTTCTTCATCGCGGGCCGCTACGAGTTCGGTAACAAGGGCGCCGATATATTCATCGAGGCGCTAGCTAGACTTAACCATTATTtgaag TCATCAGGCTCAGACATGACTGTGGTAGCGTTCATGATATTCCCCGCTAAGACCAACAACTTCAACGTGGAGAGTCTGCGCGGTCACGCAGTCACTAAGGCACTCAGAGACACCATCAATGACATACAGCAGAAGATTGGGAAGAGGATGTATGATATATGTCTCAG TGGTCATCTCCCCGACGCCTCTGATCTTCTACATAAAGAAGACACAGTGCGTCTGAAGAGATGCATCTACAGTCTACAGAGAGATGGCCTGCCTCCCATCACTACGCATAATGTT GTGGATGACTGGAGCGATCCTGTACTGAATTCAATCAGAAGATGTGAACTTTTTAACACGGTTAATGACAAAGTTAAG GTAATATTCCACCCAGAATTCCTGACCTCCACGAACCCTCTCTTCGGCCTGGACTACGAGGAGTTCGTGCGAGGATGTCACTTAGGCGTGTTCCCCTCGTACTACGAGCCGTGGGGGTACACCCCCGCCGAGTGTACGGTGATGGGCATACCTAGTATCACTACTAATTTGTCAG GTTTCGGTTGCTTCATGCAGGAGCACATAGCGGACCCGATGTCGTACGGCATCTACGTGGTGGACCGCCGGTACATATCGCTCGAGGGCTCCGTGCAGCAGCTGGCTCAGTATATGTTTGATTTTACCAA ACTCACACGACGACAGCGTATTATTCAAAGGAACAGGACAGAGAGATTGTCAGATCTATTGGACTGGAGAAATCTAGGCATT TATTACCGCCAAGCCCGAGCCGAAGCGTTGAAGATAGTATACCCCGACTACGTAGACCACATGGACCAGGAACTAGGCAAGCGGTTCAACTACCCGCGGCCCATATCTGAACCTCCCAGTCCTACGCATTCTA GAGGTACAACCCCGGCCGCGTCAGTCCACGGTTCTGATGATGAAGACGAGGTAGATGAGGAGCAGGAACTAGCCGAGCTCAGGATCAGCGATAAATAA
- the Glys gene encoding glycogen [starch] synthase isoform X3 — MSRDRSSKRFYRAESTHDLLSYMDKGQAASDENRWTFETAWEVANKVGGIYTVIRSKAYVSTEEMGENYCLLGPYKEQCARTEVEEAEFPPNSPLTTAVNAMRSQGYKLHTGTWLVDGNPQIILFDIGSGAWQLDGYKQELWSTCGIGIPHLDIEANDAVILGFMVAQFIGEFRKAAESYSDTPPRVVAHFHEWQAGIGLIMLRTRHVDVATVFTTHATLLGRYLCAGNTDFYNNLDKFSVDEEAGKRQIYHRYCMERAAAHMTHIFTTVSDITGYEAEHLLKRKADIITPNGLNVKKFSALHEFQNLHALAKDKINEFARGHFYGHFNFDLDKTLYFFIAGRYEFGNKGADIFIEALARLNHYLKSSGSDMTVVAFMIFPAKTNNFNVESLRGHAVTKALRDTINDIQQKIGKRMYDICLSGHLPDASDLLHKEDTVRLKRCIYSLQRDGLPPITTHNVVDDWSDPVLNSIRRCELFNTVNDKVKVIFHPEFLTSTNPLFGLDYEEFVRGCHLGVFPSYYEPWGYTPAECTVMGIPSITTNLSGFGCFMQEHIADPMSYGIYVVDRRYISLEGSVQQLAQYMFDFTKLTRRQRIIQRNRTERLSDLLDWRNLGIYYRQARAEALKIVYPDYVDHMDQELGKRFNYPRPISEPPSPTHSRGTTPAASVHGSDDEDEVDEEQELAELRISDK, encoded by the exons ATGTCGCGCGACAGATCTTCGAAGCGGTTCTACCGCGCTGAGTCTACTCATGACCTGCTATCCTACATGGACAAGGGTCAGGCTGCCAGCGATGAGAACAGGTGGACCTTCGAGACTGCTTGGGAGGTTGCTAACAAAG TGGGAGGCATCTACACTGTAATCAGGTCGAAGGCGTATGTCTCCACCGAGGAGATGGGAGAGAATTACTGTTTGCTGG GACCTTACAAGGAGCAATGTGCGAGAACAGAAGTGGAAGAGGCGGAGTTTCCTCCTAACTCACCGCTCACTACAGCCGTCAATGCTATGAGGAGCCAAGGTTATAAG CTCCACACCGGCACCTGGTTAGTAGACGGCAACCCACAAATCATCCTGTTCGACATCGGGTCCGGCGCGTGGCAGCTGGACGGCTACAAGCAAGAGTTGTGGTCCACGTGCGGCATAGGCATACCGCACCTCGACATCGAAGCCAACGATGCCGTCATACTCGGCTTCATGGTCGCGCAGTTTATTGGGGAA ttccgCAAAGCAGCGGAGAGCTACAGCGACACGCCGCCGCGTGTAGTGGCGCACTTCCACGAGTGGCAGGCCGGCATCGGACTTATTATGCTCAG GACCCGTCACGTAGATGTAGCCACAGTGTTCACGACTCACGCCACTCTGCTCGGTAGATACCTGTGTGCTGGAAACACTGATTTCTACAACAATTTGGATAAG TTCTCAGTAGACGAGGAGGCCGGTAAAAGACAGATCTACCACAGATACTGTATGGAGCGAGCGGCGGCACATATGACGCACATATTTACAACCGTTTCCGATATCACTG GTTACGAGGCAGAACATCTCCTGAAACGCAAGGCGGACATCATAACGCCCAACGGTCTGAACGTGAAGAAGTTTTCAGCATTACACGAGTTTCAGAACCTCCACGCGCTAGCCAAGGACAAGATTAACGAGTTCGCTAGAGGACACTTTTATGG TCACTTCAACTTCGATCTAGACAAGACGCTATACTTCTTCATCGCGGGCCGCTACGAGTTCGGTAACAAGGGCGCCGATATATTCATCGAGGCGCTAGCTAGACTTAACCATTATTtgaag TCATCAGGCTCAGACATGACTGTGGTAGCGTTCATGATATTCCCCGCTAAGACCAACAACTTCAACGTGGAGAGTCTGCGCGGTCACGCAGTCACTAAGGCACTCAGAGACACCATCAATGACATACAGCAGAAGATTGGGAAGAGGATGTATGATATATGTCTCAG TGGTCATCTCCCCGACGCCTCTGATCTTCTACATAAAGAAGACACAGTGCGTCTGAAGAGATGCATCTACAGTCTACAGAGAGATGGCCTGCCTCCCATCACTACGCATAATGTT GTGGATGACTGGAGCGATCCTGTACTGAATTCAATCAGAAGATGTGAACTTTTTAACACGGTTAATGACAAAGTTAAG GTAATATTCCACCCAGAATTCCTGACCTCCACGAACCCTCTCTTCGGCCTGGACTACGAGGAGTTCGTGCGAGGATGTCACTTAGGCGTGTTCCCCTCGTACTACGAGCCGTGGGGGTACACCCCCGCCGAGTGTACGGTGATGGGCATACCTAGTATCACTACTAATTTGTCAG GTTTCGGTTGCTTCATGCAGGAGCACATAGCGGACCCGATGTCGTACGGCATCTACGTGGTGGACCGCCGGTACATATCGCTCGAGGGCTCCGTGCAGCAGCTGGCTCAGTATATGTTTGATTTTACCAA ACTCACACGACGACAGCGTATTATTCAAAGGAACAGGACAGAGAGATTGTCAGATCTATTGGACTGGAGAAATCTAGGCATT TATTACCGCCAAGCCCGAGCCGAAGCGTTGAAGATAGTATACCCCGACTACGTAGACCACATGGACCAGGAACTAGGCAAGCGGTTCAACTACCCGCGGCCCATATCTGAACCTCCCAGTCCTACGCATTCTA GAGGTACAACCCCGGCCGCGTCAGTCCACGGTTCTGATGATGAAGACGAGGTAGATGAGGAGCAGGAACTAGCCGAGCTCAGGATCAGCGATAAATAA
- the Glys gene encoding glycogen [starch] synthase isoform X2 encodes MMNPQMILFDIGSGAWQLDGYKQELWSTCGIGIPHLDIEANDAVILGFMVAQFIGEFRKAAESYSDTPPRVVAHFHEWQAGIGLIMLRTRHVDVATVFTTHATLLGRYLCAGNTDFYNNLDKFSVDEEAGKRQIYHRYCMERAAAHMTHIFTTVSDITGYEAEHLLKRKADIITPNGLNVKKFSALHEFQNLHALAKDKINEFARGHFYGHFNFDLDKTLYFFIAGRYEFGNKGADIFIEALARLNHYLKSSGSDMTVVAFMIFPAKTNNFNVESLRGHAVTKALRDTINDIQQKIGKRMYDICLSGHLPDASDLLHKEDTVRLKRCIYSLQRDGLPPITTHNVVDDWSDPVLNSIRRCELFNTVNDKVKVIFHPEFLTSTNPLFGLDYEEFVRGCHLGVFPSYYEPWGYTPAECTVMGIPSITTNLSGFGCFMQEHIADPMSYGIYVVDRRYISLEGSVQQLAQYMFDFTKLTRRQRIIQRNRTERLSDLLDWRNLGIYYRQARAEALKIVYPDYVDHMDQELGKRFNYPRPISEPPSPTHSRGTTPAASVHGSDDEDEVDEEQELAELRISDK; translated from the exons atgatgaaccCTCAAATGATCCTGTTCGACATCGGTTCCGGCGCGTGGCAGCTGGACGGCTACAAGCAAGAGTTGTGGTCCACGTGCGGCATAGGCATACCGCACCTCGACATCGAAGCCAACGATGCCGTCATACTCGGCTTCATGGTCGCGCAGTTTATTGGAGAA ttccgCAAAGCAGCGGAGAGCTACAGCGACACGCCGCCGCGTGTAGTGGCGCACTTCCACGAGTGGCAGGCCGGCATCGGACTTATTATGCTCAG GACCCGTCACGTAGATGTAGCCACAGTGTTCACGACTCACGCCACTCTGCTCGGTAGATACCTGTGTGCTGGAAACACTGATTTCTACAACAATTTGGATAAG TTCTCAGTAGACGAGGAGGCCGGTAAAAGACAGATCTACCACAGATACTGTATGGAGCGAGCGGCGGCACATATGACGCACATATTTACAACCGTTTCCGATATCACTG GTTACGAGGCAGAACATCTCCTGAAACGCAAGGCGGACATCATAACGCCCAACGGTCTGAACGTGAAGAAGTTTTCAGCATTACACGAGTTTCAGAACCTCCACGCGCTAGCCAAGGACAAGATTAACGAGTTCGCTAGAGGACACTTTTATGG TCACTTCAACTTCGATCTAGACAAGACGCTATACTTCTTCATCGCGGGCCGCTACGAGTTCGGTAACAAGGGCGCCGATATATTCATCGAGGCGCTAGCTAGACTTAACCATTATTtgaag TCATCAGGCTCAGACATGACTGTGGTAGCGTTCATGATATTCCCCGCTAAGACCAACAACTTCAACGTGGAGAGTCTGCGCGGTCACGCAGTCACTAAGGCACTCAGAGACACCATCAATGACATACAGCAGAAGATTGGGAAGAGGATGTATGATATATGTCTCAG TGGTCATCTCCCCGACGCCTCTGATCTTCTACATAAAGAAGACACAGTGCGTCTGAAGAGATGCATCTACAGTCTACAGAGAGATGGCCTGCCTCCCATCACTACGCATAATGTT GTGGATGACTGGAGCGATCCTGTACTGAATTCAATCAGAAGATGTGAACTTTTTAACACGGTTAATGACAAAGTTAAG GTAATATTCCACCCAGAATTCCTGACCTCCACGAACCCTCTCTTCGGCCTGGACTACGAGGAGTTCGTGCGAGGATGTCACTTAGGCGTGTTCCCCTCGTACTACGAGCCGTGGGGGTACACCCCCGCCGAGTGTACGGTGATGGGCATACCTAGTATCACTACTAATTTGTCAG GTTTCGGTTGCTTCATGCAGGAGCACATAGCGGACCCGATGTCGTACGGCATCTACGTGGTGGACCGCCGGTACATATCGCTCGAGGGCTCCGTGCAGCAGCTGGCTCAGTATATGTTTGATTTTACCAA ACTCACACGACGACAGCGTATTATTCAAAGGAACAGGACAGAGAGATTGTCAGATCTATTGGACTGGAGAAATCTAGGCATT TATTACCGCCAAGCCCGAGCCGAAGCGTTGAAGATAGTATACCCCGACTACGTAGACCACATGGACCAGGAACTAGGCAAGCGGTTCAACTACCCGCGGCCCATATCTGAACCTCCCAGTCCTACGCATTCTA GAGGTACAACCCCGGCCGCGTCAGTCCACGGTTCTGATGATGAAGACGAGGTAGATGAGGAGCAGGAACTAGCCGAGCTCAGGATCAGCGATAAATAA